Below is a window of Rhodamnia argentea isolate NSW1041297 chromosome 11, ASM2092103v1, whole genome shotgun sequence DNA.
CATGAGTGAGCCGAGCACGAGGGGGAGTTCGTTCACGGATTATATATTTAGTAGTGCTTTCAAGAAAGCAATGTCACCAATAACAAGATAGACTACTCATTTTAACATGCAGTtgtgaaattggaattaactcATAAGATGTGTCTTTCGACTTAACGGCAACAGCATTAGAAATATCACGATAGATGATCTCTTGAGAAAGTGCTTACATATGTGTCAAAGGACAAAATTGTGAGACTCGGCATGAGACGGGCTAAGATAGACTATATCTCGAGTGGGTTAATCCAGGATGATCACATCAACGATCCCTAATAGTGGCGATGTACCTAGCTTACCGTAAAACAAAATTGTCTACACAAGATTGTGTATCCTATACAACATCTTAAGTCATGTAGGATAGCTTGTCATAACTTGAAGTGTATAAGGAAATTAATCAGTTTGCCACAACTGGATTTTTGTACCTAATCTAGAAGAGACCAATTCATAATCTCTTGCTGCATTCTTGAGTACTCCCGAGTAAAATTTCAAGAGCTGATTACATCACGTTGTATTACAGAATGCGGATCAGACAACCCTTCTTCTGTGCCTCCGTCCTCTCTGCTTTCCTCGGCAAAACTTGACGACGAACCAATGTTGGATTCTTGTGGTGTAGTTGAGCCCCATAACCGTGCCGACGACCGACCCGCTCGCAACGCCCATCAGCACGATTTTCCAATCCAGTTCTTTGATCCACGACGTCCTTGAGCCCTCCTTGACAAGCATGTCGTTGGACGGCGGAGGTGGTGGTGCTTCGAGATCGCCGCATTTCTTTGTCAAAGGAGCTCCGCAGAGTCCTAGGTTCCCCCCATAGGAGCTGTTCTCGAATGTGTTGAACTGCTTCTCTCGAGGTATAGGCCCGGAGAGACGGTTGCGTGACGCGTTGAAGAAGGCGAGGGAAGTGAGTTGGGTTAGCTCTGGAGGGATCTTTCCGATGAGCTCGTTGCTTGACAGGTCGAGAGcttccaatttggtcaaatttccCAGCGACGAAGGGATGGAGCCAGCGATGGCGTTGTTGGAGAGATTGAGCAAATGGAGTTCCTTCAAACTTCCGATGGAACTCGGGATTTCTCCGATGAAGCCGTTGCTCGAAAGGTCAATCACGGTCAGGTACTCCAAGATCTTGTTGTACTCCATCTCAATTCCTTTGTTGAGTATCGTGAACGAGTAATCGTAATCTCCGTACGAACTCGTGAACCAGGCATACTGCACCATCCGGTCTGCATAGTAGACCACCTCATCTGTTTCATCGAATTTCATGGCAATCCAGGAATCGAAGTACTTCGATGGCAGGCCTCCGGAGAAGTTGTTCATGGACAGGTCAATGATGTGAAGCTTAAGAAAGCGCTGATGATTGCTCTGCGGCTCCTTTATAGCACCATGAAATCCATTGGAATGCAAAATGAGTACCTTCAGATTAGGAAGAGAGCCTAACCctgaaggaaatgtatccacaATCCGATTGTTACCCAAATTGAGAAACTCGAGCCCGACACATTTGCCGAGTCCCCTAGGCAACGGCCCTTGCAATCGGTTGTCGCTCAGATCAATCATTTTCAATTCGCACGCCCCTCTGCAGCCGAGGGATTCTTCCATGAAACCTGTTACCGTGCAAGCTCAACGTCAAAAGGGTGCTGCTCAAATTGCTCAGACAAGAAGGGAGGACTCCCAAGAGCTCGTTGTTGGCCAAATCGAGTATTTGAATCGAACTCAGCTGGCACATCGCCTGCGGTATCTGTCCTGTCAGTTTGTTATTCGAGGCGAGATAGAACAAGATGGCTCTCGGTGGAAGTGGAAGCGGTCCTTCCATTCCGTTGTATCGGAGGTCCAAAGTCTGGAGATTGGCCCATTTGAATTTGACCGGGTACGATGGAAATCCCGTCAGGGAGTTCTTAGAAAGATTCAGGTGTGCCAAGTTTTCCGTACTTACATTTAGCAGCCACTGAGGTACTTGCCCAGAAATTCCGTTGTATGACAGGTCGATCCATTCCAATGTATCGAGCTTCGTCAGGAACTTGGGGAACTCCGTCAAGCTGCAAGAAGCCAACCCGAGAACAACTATCTTCGAAAGGCTAACATTCAGGTCCTGGGTGACCAGAGAGAAATTGTTGAACGACAAGTACAGTGCCTGGAGGCTTTGATGCTTCATCAGCATGTCGAATTGTGCGGTGCCGTTCAAGTTGTTCGAAACCACGGTGAACTTATTCAGATTCTTGAGCTCAGAAATTGTCCTCGGCATCAGGCCCTCCAGTCTGTTATAGGAGAGATCAAGCATAAGCACACTGGTGAGGCCTGAGATCTGGGATGGGATTTGCCCTGTCAATCGATTGTAGCTAAGATCGAAAAGAGTGACCTCGGTGAGATTCATCAAAGAAGACGGGATTTCCCCAGAGAGTTGATTGGAGCTAAGATCGAGATAGGTAAGTCCGACGAGCTTCCCGAGAGAAGGCGGGATTTCGCCAGTCAACTGGTTCCCGCTCAAGTCCAACGTATAAAGTTGAGCCAACTCCCCCACCGAAGATGGAATGACCCCTGATAACTCACAGCTTGCGATATTCAGCTCAATTAGAGAATTTAGATTGCCAAGGGAACCTGGAAGCTGACTAGAACACCTAGTCCAGGCAAGCAACAATGACTTTAGAGGGCTTCTCCAATGAAACTCTGGCATACGAACGGAGAGATTCTTGTTGACGCTCACGTCGAGAGTTTTGAGCCTCGGCAGCTCGAAGGTGGCCATAGGGAGCTCACCTTGCAAACTGCAGTTCGCAAGCACTAGGGATGTCAGATTGGACAAATCTGCGAGCACTTCAGGAAGCGGACCCGACATGAGCACTTGAGAGAGGTTGAGTCCCTCCATTTTGGTTAGACTCTGGACTAGGTTCTCTATACTAGGACTCTTGAGCTCCAGTGCATTATAAGAAAGATCAAGGAAGGACAAGTTGGTCAAGTTCAGGACTTCCTGCGGGATCTGTCCACGAAACGAGGAATCGAAAAGGACTAATCTCGTTAGCTCCCGCAGATTGCCTATCGCGGACGGTATTTGGGACAATTTGAAGTCATTGGCTGCAAGGTTGAGCCTCTGCAATCTTACAAGACGGAAGAGGCTGGCATTGGAACCGATCGGGCCATGGAGGCAGCTATTCTCGAGGTCGAGGCTAACCACACGACCTGTCTCCTCGTTGCACTCGACGCCGTCCCAAGCACAGCAGTCCCCGGCCTCTCCCTCTGCCACCCTCCACGATTCCAGTTGCCCGTCATAGGACGCGCACATGCTCTTGCGAAAGAAGGCCCTCTTGAACTCCAGCAAGGCGGATCTCTCGTCTTCGCGGCATTTGGGCTTCCTCGAGGTCACCCTCGTGTCGGAGGAGAAAACGGAGCATGCTAGGATCAGCAAAACCACCATGAGAAGTAATGTTCCTGTTTTCATGATATGATTGTTCAGTTTCCCACTTTGGCGTCTAGAGTTTTTCCTGGGCAAGTGACGCTGAAGATTGAATTATGATCACTTAGTGACTCCCCTGGTGCGTCTTTGAGACCGATACGATGAGTTATTGCCTTCTCTCTTTGGCACCAAGTTTTTCAACAATTTGGCCTCAATGATTCCGAGTTGACTCGCACTCACTTCTTGAGTGCTTGAAGTGTCGTTGACTTGGACTTTCCATGTGGGGCAGCGAATCGTGCATAGAAAGTTTGTCCAATAAAATCCTGGCAATTGAGTTTTAcatcttttaattatgctaattgatccctaaattttttcatatttgtcaattgagtccattcggctaCCTTTGAACGCCgattgtcttacgtggcacggtcaactcTCGCCTGGACTTTTTGTACAATCTCCTAGACTTTGATTTCACAAATTCGTATGCACTCCTATCATTCACTCTTGAGTATTCATGGAGCCTAACTCGAGTTTGAAGAGATTAAACTTGAGTTATTTAGAATCACTGTCTTTATATTTTCTATACATGTGCATTATAGATATCGATCAATTAAGCCGAGTCGAGTACGAGTTTTATTGAATACTTGTCTGAGCGGAGCTCGAACTTTCAGAATCAAGCTCAGTCGAGTAAGAATTGAGTTTCGAGCCTTAAGAGTATGTTCTAGTTGAGTCAAGCTCGAGTACTGAGTTGACTCGACTCGGTTACCCTTTTAACACTCCCAAAGTGGAGGGGGGATTCCTTGAGTTCCGTGGCTATCGAGACTCAAGAGCACGACTTTTGGAAGTATGGGACAAGTGAGTCAAGAACAATCCATCCACATCTAGTCTTAGTTTAGCAATTCCTTAGTGCTTGGTAATCAATTTTGGAGATtatctcgaacttttttttgtctcagaacaaaaaatttcaactttcgTCCTAGTCTCAAGTTCAACCACGCATCCAAAAATTGCTACTATTTTATTCGAAATTACCAACATTAAGGCGCACATCCAAAAATCGCCactaatttattcaaaattaaattttggccAATTAGAGATTCATTATCAGAGCTTGCATCGTCATCAACACCTTCATATTCATATGGAACGATAGCAGCCCCCTAATTTGATGATCTTAAAGAAATTTGGACATGTTGGAAGATTTGTAACTAGAGTAAAAGttaggtattttttatgagacaaaaaaagttagggGCAGAATTAAGACTAGAGCTAAAATTGcgatttttttagggaattagacCTTTACTTTATAGATATTGTTTGGATTTTTCACTATCCAATCTTTGACCCTTATGATTAGACATGTTAAAATAGGTCGTAAGCTCATTTCTTAACCCCTATATGATGTACTTAGTTGTTATATAGATTAGTTATATtttatgactctctcttcattttctctctctctctaaccctcACTCGATCTCATGCTCACTCACTCTACACTCTTACCTCAGTATGGGCATGAGTTTTTCTAGATTGagttaaatatggaagtgttttagaAATGTGGAGTCAAATATGGAtaactagatttgcattgcatgtaAATGGATCAAAACATGTTACATAGGTCTATTTAGCTTAGACCATCTTCAACCCAACTCAAACTCAATTCAAATCCAACTAGATCCATCCGTTTGACGGGTCCACCGATGATTCTCATGTCGAAGCTCAAGTTAATGATTATTGGGATAAATGTACttgaagttctaaaacttgtattaaaatgcaattgaatcctaaaactttcaaaaagtgcaacaaGTTATGAACTTATAGCGAAAATGTCCTAAAGTTTTCAAAatgtacaattaagtcctaaaatttgacACGAAAGTGTAATCgtttcctaaaatttttaaaaaagtataattaaaggaaggacttgatttcact
It encodes the following:
- the LOC125312832 gene encoding receptor-like protein 6; amino-acid sequence: MNNFSGGLPSKYFDSWIAMKFDETDEVVYYADRMVQYAWFTSSYGDYDYSFTILNKGIEMEYNKILEYLTVIDLSSNGFIGEIPSSIGSLKELHLLNLSNNAIAGSIPSSLGNLTKLEALDLSSNELIGKIPPELTQLTSLAFFNASRNRLSGPIPREKQFNTFENSSYGGNLGLCGAPLTKKCGDLEAPPPPPSNDMLVKEGSRTSWIKELDWKIVLMGVASGSVVGTVMGLNYTTRIQHWFVVKFCRGKQRGRRHRRRVV
- the LOC115744049 gene encoding receptor-like protein 7; the encoded protein is MKTGTLLLMVVLLILACSVFSSDTRVTSRKPKCREDERSALLEFKRAFFRKSMCASYDGQLESWRVAEGEAGDCCAWDGVECNEETGRVVSLDLENSCLHGPIGSNASLFRLVRLQRLNLAANDFKLSQIPSAIGNLRELTRLVLFDSSFRGQIPQEVLNLTNLSFLDLSYNALELKSPSIENLVQSLTKMEGLNLSQVLMSGPLPEVLADLSNLTSLVLANCSLQGELPMATFELPRLKTLDVSVNKNLSVRMPEFHWRSPLKSLLLAWTRCSSQLPGSLGNLNSLIELNIASCELSGVIPSSVGELAQLYTLDLSGNQLTGEIPPSLGKLVGLTYLDLSSNQLSGEIPSSLMNLTEVTLFDLSYNRLTGQIPSQISGLTSVLMLDLSYNRLEGLMPRTISELKNLNKFTVVSNNLNGTAQFDMLMKHQSLQALYLSFNNFSLVTQDLNVSLSKIVVLGLASCSLTEFPKFLTKLDTLEWIDLSYNGISGQVPQWLLNVSTENLAHLNLSKNSLTGFPSYPVKFKWANLQTLDLRYNGMEGPLPLPPRAILFYLASNNKLTGQIPQAMCQLSSIQILDLANNELLGVLPSCLSNLSSTLLTLSLHGNRFHGRIPRLQRGVRIEND